CCAGTTGAAGAGGCTCCAGCAGCGGAAGCAACTCCAGAAGCTCCTGTAGAGGAGAAGAAGGAAGAAGCTCCGGCAGCAGAAGCTAAGGAAGAAGCACCTGCAGCTGAAGAAGCTAAAAAAGAAGATAAAGCCGCTGAATAATTTATTATGACGGTTGATGATTGCTACCAGATTGGTCACGTAATCAAGACCCACGGCTTAAAAGGTGAAGTTCAGCTCTTTTTAGATGTTGACGATCCTTTAGCATATCAAGAAATGGAATCAATGCTCGTTCAACAGAACGATTCGTTGGTTCCATTTTTCATTGAACATCTTCAGATCAATTCTGCTAAGACCATTGCAAAATTTGAAGAAATCGATGATATAGAACAAGCCAAGTCTTTGGTTGCCTGTCAACTTTACTTACCACTAGATGTATTACCTGAGCTGAAGGACGGCGAATATTATTTACATCAACTAGTAGGTATGGACGTATATGACCGAGATACTCATCTAGGGCAGGTCAAGGAGTTGTTTGAAATTGGCCCACAAGAACTCATTTCTGTTATTCATCAGGAAAAAGAAATATTAATTCCTATTAAAGATGAAATCATCACAAAAGTGGACATTGAAAACAACAGAATCGATGCGGAAATACCAGATGGTCTTATAGACATATACCTTGAAGATGAGAATTGATATCATTTCATGTGTTCCTGCTACGTTTAGTGGCCTGATTGACCAAAGCATCCTCAAAAGGGCTGGAGAAAAAGGTCTTGCCGAAATACACATCCATGATCTTCGTGACTATGCAATCAATAAGCATAATCAAATCGATGACTACGCCTTTGGCGGTGGCGCCGGTATGGTGCTCATGATCGAACCTATTGATAAATGTATTGCCAAACTCAAATCCGAAAGAGATTATGATGAGGTTATATATATGAGTCCTGACGGAAAAACACTTTCTCAAGGTATATCCAACGAATTGAGCCTTAAGAAAAACCTCATCCTACTTTGCGGACATTATAAGGGCGTAGACGAAAGAGTTCGTGAGCATTTGGTGACACGTGAAATCAGTATTGGCGACTACGTGCTCACTGGAGGCGAATTGGCAGCAGCAGTGGTGGCTGACTCTGTCATCAGACTTTTACCTGGGGTAATGAACGATGAAACTTCAGCACTTACAGATTCTTTCCAAGATGACTTGATTGCACCTCCGGTTTACACGAGGCCAGCAGAATACAAGGACTGGAAAGTGCCGGAAGTGCTAACATCTGGGCATCAGGCTAAAATTGAAGCTTGGAGATTCGACCAACAAGTAGAAAGAACCAAGGCGAAAAGGCCTGATTTACTCAATAGATCAGGTTCCGAAGATTGATCAAAGGAATTTCAATTTTATTTTGAATGCCCTTGAATTATTTAAAAAATAAATTTCTATATTTGCAGTCCGATTT
The sequence above is drawn from the Reichenbachiella sp. genome and encodes:
- the rimM gene encoding ribosome maturation factor RimM (Essential for efficient processing of 16S rRNA), which translates into the protein MTVDDCYQIGHVIKTHGLKGEVQLFLDVDDPLAYQEMESMLVQQNDSLVPFFIEHLQINSAKTIAKFEEIDDIEQAKSLVACQLYLPLDVLPELKDGEYYLHQLVGMDVYDRDTHLGQVKELFEIGPQELISVIHQEKEILIPIKDEIITKVDIENNRIDAEIPDGLIDIYLEDEN
- the trmD gene encoding tRNA (guanosine(37)-N1)-methyltransferase TrmD, which translates into the protein MRIDIISCVPATFSGLIDQSILKRAGEKGLAEIHIHDLRDYAINKHNQIDDYAFGGGAGMVLMIEPIDKCIAKLKSERDYDEVIYMSPDGKTLSQGISNELSLKKNLILLCGHYKGVDERVREHLVTREISIGDYVLTGGELAAAVVADSVIRLLPGVMNDETSALTDSFQDDLIAPPVYTRPAEYKDWKVPEVLTSGHQAKIEAWRFDQQVERTKAKRPDLLNRSGSED